A region from the Hypanus sabinus isolate sHypSab1 chromosome 22, sHypSab1.hap1, whole genome shotgun sequence genome encodes:
- the LOC132379552 gene encoding cytochrome P450 26A1 — MVLFTLCATFFCTFVLPLSLFLAAIKLWEIYCISGRDRSCENPLPPGSMGLPFLGETLQLVLQRYKFLKMKVRKYGHIYKTHLFGSPTVRIMGADNVKQILLGEHKLVSVQWPASVRTILGAGCLSSLHDSEHKLRKRVILKAFSREALENYIPVMREEIRAGLRRWLERGSCVLVYPEMKRLMFGIAMRILLGFEPSQTNPRTQQQLIEAFEEMTRNLFSLPIDVPFSGLYRGLKARNVIHAKIEENIRKKVARREAPGQFKDALQLLIEHSEQSNQPLRLQELKESATELLFGGHETTASAATSLVTFLALHPEVVQKVRRELQEQGLLGSDAEENKQIRLEALEQLKYTGSVIKETLRLSPPVPGGFRVALKTFVLNGYQIPKGWNVIYSICDTHDVATNFSKKDKFNPDRFMEGCPEKDACRFNYIPFGGGSRSCVGKEFAKILLKIFTVELVRACDWQLLNGPPTMKTNPTVYPVDNLPTKFTPFPYKI, encoded by the exons ATGGTCTTATTTACACTCTGCGCCACTTTCTTTTGCACTTTCGTGCTGCCGCTGTCGCTCTTCCTCGCCGCGATAAAATTGTGGGAAATTTACTGCATAAGTGGAAGGGACCGCAGCTGTGAAAACCCCTTACCTCCGGGGTCAATGGGGCTGCCCTTCTTGGGAGAGACTCTCCAGTTGGTCCTGCAG AGATACAAGTTCCTTAAGATGAAAGTGCGAAAGTACGGCCACATCTACAAGACCCATCTCTTCGGGAGCCCCACTGTGCGGATTATGGGAGCCGACAATGTGAAGCAGATTTTATTAGGGGAGCATAAACTTGTGTCGGTGCAATGGCCCGCCTCCGTGAGGACGATCCTGGGAGCTGGCTGCCTGTCCAGCCTCCACGACTCCGAACACAAATTGAGGAAGAGA GTGATTTTGAAAGCTTTCTCTCGAGAAGCTCTGGAAAACTACATCCCGGTAATGAGGGAGGAAATCCGTGCCGGCCTCAGGCGGTGGCTGGAGAGGGGCTCCTGCGTACTGGTGTATCCCGAGATGAAGCGCCTCATGTTCGGGATCGCCATGCGGATCTTACTGGGATTCGAACCTAGCCAGACTAACCCACGTACGCAGCAGCAGCTGATCGAAGCTTTTGAGGAAATGACTCGTAATCTCTTCTCACTTCCCATCGACGTGCCGTTCAGCGGCTTATACCGG GGACTGAAAGCCAGGAATGTGATCCATGCAAAAATCGAAGAGAACATCAGGAAAAAGGTGGCAAGGCGAGAGGCCCCGGGCCAGTTCAAGGATGCACTGCAGCTTCTGATCGAGCACTCCGAGCAGAGCAATCAACCCCTGCGGTTACAG GAGTTGAAGGAATCTGCCACCGAGCTCCTGTTTGGAGGACATGAAACGACAGCCAGCGCGGCCACCTCGCTGGTTACTTTCCTGGCTCTGCACCCTGAGGTGGTGCAAAAAGTCAGACGGGAACTGCAGGAGCAG GGATTACTGGGCAGCGACGCTGAAGAGAACAAACAAATCAGGCTTGAAGCCCTTGAACAACTCAAGTACACCGGAAGCGTCATCAAAGAAACTCTTCGACTAAGTCCTCCGGTCCCCGGAGGGTTCCGCGTGGCCCTAAAGACCTTCGTGTTAAAC GGATATCAGATACCAAAAGGCTGGAATGTTATTTACAGCATCTGCGACACACATGATGTTGCAACTAATTTCTCAAAAAAGGACAAATTTAATCCTGATCGCTTCATGGAGGGGTGCCCGGAAAAAGATGCATGCAGATTCAACTACATTCCATTTGGTGGAGGCTCAAGGAGTTGCGTAGGTAAAGAGTTTGCCAAGATCCTCCTCAAAATCTTCACAGTGGAGCTCGTCAGGGCTTGTGACTGGCAACTTCTGAATGGACCGCCTACAATGAAAACCAATCCCACTGTATACCCAGTGGACAATCTGCCAACAAAATTTACACCATTTCCATACAAAATCTGA